TTTTTATGTACGTACACAACTTATAAAAGGAAGGCTCGCGTTTTATTTGTTGTGGGGCTGAAGACGGAGGACGTCCAGTTTCAAATAAGGTAAGTAACTGCTGTGATTCTCAAACCAAAGTGGGGCCGTGCTCAGTTCCGTTTACAGACACATCTGTGAACTGTCTGAACCTGATTCTCTCCTCGTGGCATCAGAGCCGAGCATTCTTTTATAAGCCACTTAGGTAAAGTAGTTTGTGCAGCACAAGCTatgatatgatgatatgatgCACTCCTAGTTTAGAGTTTGGCTGAGGAGAATCAGATGCTTGGTGTCACTGAAGAGTTTTCTAAAGACACAAAAGGCTACAaacgtacaaacacacaaaaacgtattatttaaattaaacgaGTAACAAAAGCTTTGAAGAAAACAATAGTTTCAGTTAGAGGTGAAGCAATTAAAGCGGCATCCAAGTGAAAAATAGATTTGCGCCATCTGCACAAATGTTAATTAACTGTTAATTCAAATATTTATCCCACACATTTGATTCACAAGCTATAACAAAATGAATCTCTTAAACCATCATCATAATCTTCACAGGaggataaagaaaaaaataccaAAATCAACATTTGTTCATGAGCATCAGATCTAAAACAGGAGGTAGAgctataaaaacataattttccTGCTACAGGAAAATGTTATTAGAGAAGTTCAATGTATATAAAAAGTATATGTATTCATATAAAAAGAGCGGAGTGCGATCCATGCGGTCAAGGAGCTGCGGGTGACGTGGGAGTGGTTGCATAGAAGAGTAGTAGGAGTTATATTCATGAGTGACTCATTAAtagtataaaaacacaataatcacGCTTTAGGCTTCACTGTCCTTCATGTTCTGCGACGCTTCCCCTTCAGTGATGAGACAAACTGCAGGTTTGCTTCTCTACAGCGACGTTTCagagcctctgctcctccagtaGAACGAGTGGCCGtcgtccgggtccgggtccgggtccgagTCCATGTCTATTCTAATCTGAGGCACAGGCTTCAGCGGACTCATCTCAGGGCTGGAAAACAGGACGGAGGCTTagagtgtgtgagaggcagGTTTAaagccctgcagcagcacacgtCTGTATGAAGAGCCTGCACAGACTCTGAACACCAGCGTTTACAGCTGCTCTGGGGTCAGCGGAGCGGGACGGTTGGGCTTCGGTCAGTTTTCTAGAGGGGAGCGCCATCGTTAGCGGAGCTGCACCGCGgttcagtccaggtttcagtaacaaaaggaaactgaaaaTCTGTTTCCACAGGAAGCTTCAGTCATATGTTAAACATCAAAGTGCTTGGTAATAAAACCGAACCGGTACCGGATCCAGGAAACCCTGTGCTGCATGGTCACACATTGCACCTAACACTAATCCTCTTTGTGCGGCGCTGTCATGACGGTCGGGAAAACATCGTCATCGTCACAGGTTGAAACATAATCTCTGCTTCTGCATCGTAACCACTGCTCTAGAAAACCAGCCCGGCCCGTCTCCTGAGGCCCGTGTCGGTCCATCACACCCTCTGATCCACTCACTGTGAGGTCAGTGGACCGTCCTCAGTCGTTAGCGCTGATCGAAAGGGTCCTCAACGTGTCTGTTTGCTTTGGCCTGAGTCAAAATACCGTCTGACGAGGGTCTCGCTCCTTGAACCATTTTTTAATATGTGACTGAGGTTTAGGGAGAAACGGGACCAAACACAGGTGAACGCTAACCTCGTTAGCCTGGGGGACCTTTAAAGGTCTTCACTCACCTGGACGGGTAGTTGGCCTCGTAAAAGCGGAGCTGCTCAGCACGATGTGTGTCGTTCAAGGAAAGATGGAGACTTCTCTCCTGTAAAAACAGACCAAGCATTAGAGCTGAGCTCGGACTCCTCCTCAGAACTcatgcattcatgcattcataCGCTGATCAGGCCTAACATGACCACTGATGATGAGGGGAACAGCACGGAGCCTCATCACGGCTCCTCTTACTGTACAGGTGGATATTAAGTGAACATTTGTGCTTAAAGTGTAAAGTTTGAAGGCTCGACACTGGGTCAGAACATCTCCagaactgcagctcctctgggctGGTCCGGGTTTGCATTGATCAGGGTCTTTCAAGTGTTCGAGAATGCAACGGTGGTGAAACGGGCAGCGAAGGCCGGTCCAGGAGGAGCCGACCGGGCCGAGGTTCTGACTCCACACTCCAGCATCTGTGGGACGAGCTGGACAAAGCAGTCTCCTCCAGGAGGCTCCATCCCACACggtgcaggagcaggaggggtTGGTGACAGAGGCCACAGCTTCAGGGTCTGGACCAGTGTGTGGGGTCCAGCATCATAATGTTACGCCTGATCAGTGTATACGGTCCTCATTCAGTACATAGGAAGACATAAAAAGCAGAACTGAGATTCTAACAAGGGAGGAATTAACCAAGAGCCTAAAAAGACAAGGCCCTAAAaagtattaattaataattaaaagatAAGCTTGAGTCAAACAAGCAAGGAATCAAAGAATCAAGATTCAAAGGTGAAGACGGAAGCAGGAGTGAGAGTTCAGTTCATGCTTGAGTTagaaacaagaggaggaggcggaggagaggaggccatGCAGACGCAGCCACGTGGTcaggctgaagaggaggcgTGAGGATGGAGGCGTTCGTCCTCAGCCTCCGCTCTGAGTCTACTCACTGTCAGCGTCCTTATCGCCTAAGAAgggctgctgctccatcagctccatgGGGATTTTAATGCTGGCAACATTCTCATTGTAAGGATAGTCAGACTgttggagagaggagagacctGAATCGGAGCCGCAGCGTGGGCCGTCGGCGAGCAGCaacgcacacacgcgtgtgcacacgcacaaacgcacgcatgaacacacagacacacatacgcacacacacacacacacacacacacacacacacacacacacacacacacacacacacacacacacacacacaaacgcacgcacacacacacacacacacacacacacacacacatacgcacgcacacacacacacacacacacacaaacgcatgcatgcacacacacacacacacacacatacgcacgcacacacacacacacacacacacacacaggcacacacacacacacacacacaaacgcatgcatgcacacacacacacacacaaacgcacgcacacacacacacacacacacacacacagacacacatacgcacgcacacacacacacacaaacgcatgcatgcacacacacacacacacacacatacgcacgcacacacacacacacacacacacaggcacacacacacacacacacacacaaacgcatgcatgcacacacacacacacacatacgcacgcacacacacacaggcacacacacacacacacacaaacgcatgcatgcacacacacacacatacgcacgcacacacacacacacacacaaacgcatgcatgcacacacacacacacacaaacgcacgcatgcacacacacacacacacacacacacacacagagctggcCCCTGATTGGCTGGTGAGCGTGGCCGTCGTCGTACTGTGAACAGACTTGGGAATGTGTGTGAAACTTTTGCTCCTTTTCTCCGATCACTTACGTCCTCAGCGTCGCTGTCCACgctgctctgcttcttcttcttcttctcgtcttccttcttcttcttgtccttctcTGGGATGACGTCGTCCAGGAAGCTGAGGTCGTGCTGGGAGAACATGTAATCCATCCCCTTTCTGACGGCGACCAGAGCGAGAATCTGGACATAGAACCAAAGAAAGTAGATCAACAGGGAGGTTTTCAGCCTGGTGGTGGTCGACAGCGCATGCATCTgttgtaaccatggcaacgggtTCACTCTGACAGTGGGTCTTACCATAACGGGAAAGATAATGGCAGCCACTGTGGACTTGAGGATCCACAGAAGAGCCAAGCAGATGACCTGCATGAAGGTGAAGAGGTGAACCTTCCTCAGGGGAACGTGTCTCAGGTAGATCAGGTCGGGCTGATGCTTCGCTGGCATGAGAAGCAGTTTGAGTCGGTCCATGAACTGCAGACACGACGCACACAAAGCAGTCAGACACAAGTAGAGGCTGACCTGCGTTGTCAGTACACACTCAGGGGTCGTCCTGAATGTGAAAGCTCCTGAGTTAAATGGCACCTGTTGAATCCTCAGCGAGCTTTTACCTGCACGCCGTTGAGCGAAGCGACCCCCATGTAGAGGAAAACCCCGTAGAGCACAGGCATCGGGATGAACTGGAACAGCAGGAGGCACAGGCGTCAAGGAGGAACACACCTGACTGCCTGTTACAGTAACACTCTACTGTTCCAGTCACACAACCATTAAAGAGCTTTTGGGAGTCGACTGATTAAACTCGGTTTGATCGGAACCATGAACGTGTTGCAGGTCCATGACCTCCTTTAAACATGGAGCGAGTGACGTTACCTTTAAAATGGGGGACATGAAGACAGACAGTCCTGTGAGCATGAACACGACAACGCCAGTGaccctctgctctctgcagaAAGAAGACATCACACCATGACTCACATGTATGTGTTACACATGATGTCATACACATGTATGTGTATcactgtacctacagtagaAATAATAACAATGTTCAAAATCTGTCGGGCCAAATAAAAGACAACGTTAGTGCCGAGTTCGAAGTTgatgtagatgtttgtgtgtcacttGTTGGTTCAGCTCACAGCTGACGCCTCAGGAGGCGTCACCACACAAAACATAACAAACCAcaaaagcagagaacagagaatcTGTACTTTAATGCGGCGCCTTAGTTCCAACCCGTGGTTCAACTGCAGTGATGTGACTCCACCGCCCTCATTTGGTTCTTTGGTTCTGATCCAGAGGCGACTCGTACCTCACACCCAGGAACTTGGGCTGTTCCCCAGGAGCCGAcgtctccgtctccatcttCAGACTGTCGATGTGAGCGATGGAGATGACGGTTGCTGCCACGTACCACGGCAAACCCATGAAGGAGCAGACGATCAGCAGAACCGCCACCCAGAACAGATCCAGGTGGTAGCCGGCCCCTTTCTGGGAGGAGCCAGACAGGACGTTTGAGTCACAGGCGTCCGTGCAGCACAGCAGTGGTCGGAGCACGGGCGGATGCTTACCTTCAGCTTATGCTCCTTCCTGTTGACGATCACGGCTGTGATCTGTTGGTCCATGAACACCAGGATGGTGACCAGCAGGGCGGGCAGGGCTGACGCCAGGTAAACCCACCAGGGGTTTCCTCCAAACGGGGGCACAAACCAGCCGCGGTTGGGACTCGTTGGCTGCGAGGAAGTGGAACGTCACATGATCAGGCAACGCTCTGTTAGAAGTAATGACTTTGATTTTCACGGTCAACAAACGCATCACAGAGACCTCACCTTGAATTCGGTGGGCACGATGAGTTTAGGGGTATCGACTCCAACGAGCACATCGACTCCACAGAAGATGAGGATGGCCAGGATGATGGCGAAGTCACTGATGAGTTTTCGCACCTGGGAGAAAGGAAACACAGAGACTCATTTGGAAGCTAATAACGCCAGTTCACAGGTGACTTGTTGGGTTAAATGGTCTCAGCGGGGCGTTCAGGGACTCACAGTGGTGGGGAAGAACGGGCTGCTCTTGAACTTCTTCAGACACATGGAGCAGGTGTAGGTGCCGAAGAACAGGATGAAGGACATGAGGGTGATGTCAGGGACGAAGTCGCAGGCCTTCCCCACCAGCTCGCCCTGGTACTTCAAGCACTCGGATTTAGAGAGCGACGACCAGGTGGCGTTGGCCGGCTGAAAGGAAACGAAGAGCAGGCCGAGGTCGTCAGCGAACCAGCGAGTCACATCATTACTGTTCACTTATGGCTGAGAAGTAAAACGCACCAGATCCGTGTTGTTCCAGAACCAGCCTTCATCAAGAACAGTGGAGGTTTCTGCAAGGACGAAGCGTGACACAGTGTAATGTAACACAACAGGCTGTTGCTTCAATATCAGGCTTTAAACCAAGCTTCAGTCTGTCCTGTTGTCTTCATATTAAAATGACCAACAACCAACACTCAGAACAAAAGGTTTAGAGGTTTGGCCTCTAAACACTAAGTCCGTCGTCTATTGCTCTGATGTTTCAGCTGCTCTAAGAATGTGTTGTGTTGTCCCCTGGTCTTCACTGCGCTCTGTAGAACCACATGGGATGTAGTGTCTGCTtccatgtgtgttttaaaagcagcaggacacatCGTCTCCaccagaaaacaaagcaaagcggCATCTGCATCACATTTAAGAACCATCAACtgaacatttgtgtgtttgtgcctcgTTGGCCACCAAAGATGAAAGCCACGAACGCTCACCGAGGGCCGGGGCCATGCAGAGGCAGTCGTACTGCGTGACCTCGTCGAGCCTGAAGTCCGAGTTGATGGGGTAGTGGTGAGCCAGCTTCAGCATCTTTTTGAAGGCATcgtagatgaagatgaagctgaTGAGACTGGAGAACCCCTCCTCCGTGAAGCGCGTGAAGTACTGAACCAAGAAGCTGGCGTCGGTGACCACAAGCACCAGGCAGAAGAACGCCGACCACAGGCCGATCCACAGCCGGAACTCCATGTAGTCCAGTTCGTTTTCTCTGAGGGAACGTCAACACCACTGTTACTGCAACAGGAGAGACTAGAGGTCTGTGCTGGTTTACCAGCATTGTCCTCTGAATCAATTATTTACAGGTGGATCTCTGTCAAACTGAGGAAACGTTCACTGCACCTGCTGAAGTTAAAAAGCAGCCGTTCAAACACCAGAACGGGACCAGTGCTGCTGAGGATGGTGAGAGGTTGGCCAGCGAGGAGGCAGAAAACCCCCCCAGCGATGGCTGTTCCCAGAAAACTCTCCAACACGCCCTGCGGTTGCCAGAGCGACAGACATGTTGGGTTCATACACAGAAACACGGTGACACCCTGCTACGGCCCAAATGTGTCTGACCTGCATGTTCTCTGTAGCATCACCCAGCAGACCCCCAAAGGTGATGGCGTTCGTCACAGTCCCcaggtaaataaacaaaatggcCGACAGGGCTTGAATGTGAAGGGCATCGGTGAAGTCACTGACAAAGAAAGGCGCTTTTCTCTTGACGTCGAGCAGGAGGCCTCCGCAGAACCTGAAAGAGGGAACGCATGCTGGGGCGCCGCACCAACTCGTGAGGCGATGTGCTGGAGTCCTGCCTCGTACCTGCCCGTCTTCTTCAGCTCGTCGCCAACAGCGTGGCCCCCTCCTCCGTGGCCTCCGTCGTGAGGCGTGTCCCCGTTCATCTGGGAGTCTCCGCCCGCGTACATGTTCTTCCTGAAACGcaccatcagcagctctgagcggCAGCAGCGTCTCATGGGGCTCACACTTACAGCTaaaccctgctgctgcttcattctt
Above is a window of Betta splendens chromosome 9, fBetSpl5.4, whole genome shotgun sequence DNA encoding:
- the slc4a4a gene encoding solute carrier family 4 member 4a isoform X2 — its product is MSGSKKMEDEAVLDRGASLTKHKCDEEEVEGHHTIYIGVRVPKSYRRRRRHRRRSGHKDRREKLTENVSDKSDTENNDEASNSILKPLISPAAERIRFILGEEDDGPAPPQLFTELDELLSVDGQEMEWKETARWIKFEEKVEKGGERWSKPHVATLSLHSLFELRTCIEKGTIMLDMEASTLPQVVELITDNQIEIGQLKADLKDKVMYTLLRKHRHQLKKSNLRSLADIGKTVSSANSPTTTHKNLTSSSLNDVSDKPEKDQLKNKFMKKLPRDAEASNVLVGEVDFLDSPFVAFVRLQQAVMLGALTEVPVPTRFLFILLGPKGKAKSYHEIGRAIATLMSDEVFHDIAYKAKDRQDLLAGIDEFLDEVIVLPPGEWDPAIRIEPPKTLPSSDKRKNMYAGGDSQMNGDTPHDGGHGGGGHAVGDELKKTGRFCGGLLLDVKRKAPFFVSDFTDALHIQALSAILFIYLGTVTNAITFGGLLGDATENMQGVLESFLGTAIAGGVFCLLAGQPLTILSSTGPVLVFERLLFNFSRENELDYMEFRLWIGLWSAFFCLVLVVTDASFLVQYFTRFTEEGFSSLISFIFIYDAFKKMLKLAHHYPINSDFRLDEVTQYDCLCMAPALETSTVLDEGWFWNNTDLPANATWSSLSKSECLKYQGELVGKACDFVPDITLMSFILFFGTYTCSMCLKKFKSSPFFPTTVRKLISDFAIILAILIFCGVDVLVGVDTPKLIVPTEFKPTSPNRGWFVPPFGGNPWWVYLASALPALLVTILVFMDQQITAVIVNRKEHKLKKGAGYHLDLFWVAVLLIVCSFMGLPWYVAATVISIAHIDSLKMETETSAPGEQPKFLGVREQRVTGVVVFMLTGLSVFMSPILKFIPMPVLYGVFLYMGVASLNGVQFMDRLKLLLMPAKHQPDLIYLRHVPLRKVHLFTFMQVICLALLWILKSTVAAIIFPVMILALVAVRKGMDYMFSQHDLSFLDDVIPEKDKKKKEDEKKKKKQSSVDSDAEDERSLHLSLNDTHRAEQLRFYEANYPSSPEMSPLKPVPQIRIDMDSDPDPDPDDGHSFYWRSRGSETSL
- the slc4a4a gene encoding solute carrier family 4 member 4a isoform X4 is translated as MSGSKKMEDEAVLDRGASLTKHKCDEEEVEGHHTIYIGVRVPKSYRRRRRHRRRSGHKDRREKLTENVSDKSDTENNDEASNSILKPLISPAAERIRFILGEEDDGPAPPQLFTELDELLSVDGQEMEWKETARWIKFEEKVEKGGERWSKPHVATLSLHSLFELRTCIEKGTIMLDMEASTLPQVVELITDNQIEIGQLKADLKDKVMYTLLRKHRHQLKKSNLRSLADIGKTVSSANSPTTTHKNLTSSSLNDVSDKPEKDQLKNKFMKKLPRDAEASNVLVGEVDFLDSPFVAFVRLQQAVMLGALTEVPVPTRFLFILLGPKGKAKSYHEIGRAIATLMSDEVFHDIAYKAKDRQDLLAGIDEFLDEVIVLPPGEWDPAIRIEPPKTLPSSDKRKNMYAGGDSQMNGDTPHDGGHGGGGHAVGDELKKTGRFCGGLLLDVKRKAPFFVSDFTDALHIQALSAILFIYLGTVTNAITFGGLLGDATENMQGVLESFLGTAIAGGVFCLLAGQPLTILSSTGPVLVFERLLFNFSRENELDYMEFRLWIGLWSAFFCLVLVVTDASFLVQYFTRFTEEGFSSLISFIFIYDAFKKMLKLAHHYPINSDFRLDEVTQYDCLCMAPALETSTVLDEGWFWNNTDLPANATWSSLSKSECLKYQGELVGKACDFVPDITLMSFILFFGTYTCSMCLKKFKSSPFFPTTVRKLISDFAIILAILIFCGVDVLVGVDTPKLIVPTEFKPTSPNRGWFVPPFGGNPWWVYLASALPALLVTILVFMDQQITAVIVNRKEHKLKKGAGYHLDLFWVAVLLIVCSFMGLPWYVAATVISIAHIDSLKMETETSAPGEQPKFLGVREQRVTGVVVFMLTGLSVFMSPILKFIPMPVLYGVFLYMGVASLNGVQFMDRLKLLLMPAKHQPDLIYLRHVPLRKVHLFTFMQVICLALLWILKSTVAAIIFPVMILALVAVRKGMDYMFSQHDLSFLDDVIPEKDKKKKEDEKKKKKQSSVDSDAEDSDYPYNENVASIKIPMELMEQQPFLGDKDADREKSPSFLERHTSC
- the slc4a4a gene encoding solute carrier family 4 member 4a isoform X3; this encodes MSGSKKMEDEAVLDRGASLTKHKCDEEEVEGHHTIYIGVRVPKSYRRRRRHRRRSGHKDRREKLTENVSDKSDTENNDEASNSILKPLISPAAERIRFILGEEDDGPAPPQLFTELDELLSVDGQEMEWKETARWIKFEEKVEKGGERWSKPHVATLSLHSLFELRTCIEKGTIMLDMEASTLPQVVELITDNQIEIGQLKADLKDKVMYTLLRKHRHQLKKSNLRSLADIGKTVSSASRLFSNSENDSPTTTHKNLTSSSLNDVSDKPEKDQLKNKFMKKLPRDAEASNVLVGEVDFLDSPFVAFVRLQQAVMLGALTEVPVPTRFLFILLGPKGKAKSYHEIGRAIATLMSDEVFHDIAYKAKDRQDLLAGIDEFLDEVIVLPPGEWDPAIRIEPPKTLPSSDKRKNMYAGGDSQMNGDTPHDGGHGGGGHAVGDELKKTGRFCGGLLLDVKRKAPFFVSDFTDALHIQALSAILFIYLGTVTNAITFGGLLGDATENMQGVLESFLGTAIAGGVFCLLAGQPLTILSSTGPVLVFERLLFNFSRENELDYMEFRLWIGLWSAFFCLVLVVTDASFLVQYFTRFTEEGFSSLISFIFIYDAFKKMLKLAHHYPINSDFRLDEVTQYDCLCMAPALETSTVLDEGWFWNNTDLPANATWSSLSKSECLKYQGELVGKACDFVPDITLMSFILFFGTYTCSMCLKKFKSSPFFPTTVRKLISDFAIILAILIFCGVDVLVGVDTPKLIVPTEFKPTSPNRGWFVPPFGGNPWWVYLASALPALLVTILVFMDQQITAVIVNRKEHKLKKGAGYHLDLFWVAVLLIVCSFMGLPWYVAATVISIAHIDSLKMETETSAPGEQPKFLGVREQRVTGVVVFMLTGLSVFMSPILKFIPMPVLYGVFLYMGVASLNGVQFMDRLKLLLMPAKHQPDLIYLRHVPLRKVHLFTFMQVICLALLWILKSTVAAIIFPVMILALVAVRKGMDYMFSQHDLSFLDDVIPEKDKKKKEDEKKKKKQSSVDSDAEDSDYPYNENVASIKIPMELMEQQPFLGDKDADREKSPSFLERHTSC
- the slc4a4a gene encoding solute carrier family 4 member 4a isoform X1, translated to MSGSKKMEDEAVLDRGASLTKHKCDEEEVEGHHTIYIGVRVPKSYRRRRRHRRRSGHKDRREKLTENVSDKSDTENNDEASNSILKPLISPAAERIRFILGEEDDGPAPPQLFTELDELLSVDGQEMEWKETARWIKFEEKVEKGGERWSKPHVATLSLHSLFELRTCIEKGTIMLDMEASTLPQVVELITDNQIEIGQLKADLKDKVMYTLLRKHRHQLKKSNLRSLADIGKTVSSASRLFSNSENDSPTTTHKNLTSSSLNDVSDKPEKDQLKNKFMKKLPRDAEASNVLVGEVDFLDSPFVAFVRLQQAVMLGALTEVPVPTRFLFILLGPKGKAKSYHEIGRAIATLMSDEVFHDIAYKAKDRQDLLAGIDEFLDEVIVLPPGEWDPAIRIEPPKTLPSSDKRKNMYAGGDSQMNGDTPHDGGHGGGGHAVGDELKKTGRFCGGLLLDVKRKAPFFVSDFTDALHIQALSAILFIYLGTVTNAITFGGLLGDATENMQGVLESFLGTAIAGGVFCLLAGQPLTILSSTGPVLVFERLLFNFSRENELDYMEFRLWIGLWSAFFCLVLVVTDASFLVQYFTRFTEEGFSSLISFIFIYDAFKKMLKLAHHYPINSDFRLDEVTQYDCLCMAPALETSTVLDEGWFWNNTDLPANATWSSLSKSECLKYQGELVGKACDFVPDITLMSFILFFGTYTCSMCLKKFKSSPFFPTTVRKLISDFAIILAILIFCGVDVLVGVDTPKLIVPTEFKPTSPNRGWFVPPFGGNPWWVYLASALPALLVTILVFMDQQITAVIVNRKEHKLKKGAGYHLDLFWVAVLLIVCSFMGLPWYVAATVISIAHIDSLKMETETSAPGEQPKFLGVREQRVTGVVVFMLTGLSVFMSPILKFIPMPVLYGVFLYMGVASLNGVQFMDRLKLLLMPAKHQPDLIYLRHVPLRKVHLFTFMQVICLALLWILKSTVAAIIFPVMILALVAVRKGMDYMFSQHDLSFLDDVIPEKDKKKKEDEKKKKKQSSVDSDAEDERSLHLSLNDTHRAEQLRFYEANYPSSPEMSPLKPVPQIRIDMDSDPDPDPDDGHSFYWRSRGSETSL